The following are from one region of the Paenalkalicoccus suaedae genome:
- the gltX gene encoding glutamate--tRNA ligase — protein MSKEVRVRFAPSPTGHLHIGGARSALFNYLFARHHNGKFIVRIEDTDQARNVETATEKLMASMKWLGLDWDESVDVGGPFAPYRSMERLDTYQKYVDQLLAEGKAFHCYMTEEELEAEREEQRSRGETPKYSGRDRNLTDEQKAAYEAEGRKPVVRFLVPEGQEIKVQDEIRGTVTFESDGIGDFVIVRKDGVPTYNFAVTIDDSLMEITHVIRGEEHLSNAPRQVLIYEALGFDVPVFGHASLILNEDRQKMSKRDEKIIQFVEQYRELGYLPEAIVNFIALLGWSPGGEEELLSLDELIEQFKLERVIKAPAVFDTQKLEWMNNQYMKQADEDRVVWLALPHLVKAGRLPENMTEQQRNWAYDLIVLHQEKMSYAAQIVELTELFFREQIDYNEEAKAILDEEQVPEVLTVLKQKFEELEDFEPDAIKGALKAVQKETGHKGKKLFMPARVAVTGQMHGPDLPKTIALLGKTVVIKRIDQLLA, from the coding sequence ATGAGTAAGGAAGTACGTGTACGATTTGCCCCAAGTCCGACTGGGCATTTACACATCGGAGGAGCGCGTTCTGCGCTATTTAACTATTTATTTGCCCGTCATCACAACGGGAAATTTATTGTGCGTATTGAAGATACGGACCAGGCTCGTAACGTAGAGACTGCCACAGAAAAGCTTATGGCTAGTATGAAATGGCTTGGTCTTGATTGGGATGAGAGCGTCGACGTTGGAGGGCCTTTTGCCCCTTATCGTAGTATGGAGCGTCTTGATACGTATCAAAAATACGTGGATCAGCTACTAGCGGAAGGCAAAGCCTTTCATTGCTATATGACAGAGGAGGAGCTTGAAGCGGAGCGCGAAGAGCAACGTTCACGTGGGGAGACTCCAAAGTACAGCGGACGCGATCGTAACTTAACAGACGAGCAAAAAGCAGCGTATGAAGCGGAAGGCCGTAAGCCTGTTGTTCGCTTTTTAGTACCCGAAGGTCAGGAAATTAAGGTCCAGGATGAGATTAGAGGTACAGTCACCTTTGAATCTGATGGAATTGGAGATTTCGTTATTGTCCGTAAAGACGGCGTACCAACGTATAACTTTGCTGTTACGATTGATGATAGTCTCATGGAGATTACGCACGTCATCCGTGGCGAAGAGCATCTGTCTAACGCACCAAGACAAGTCTTAATTTATGAAGCATTAGGTTTTGACGTGCCTGTCTTCGGTCATGCGTCCCTTATTTTAAATGAGGATCGTCAAAAAATGAGTAAGCGCGACGAGAAGATTATCCAGTTTGTCGAGCAGTACCGTGAGCTTGGATATTTACCAGAAGCGATCGTTAACTTTATCGCGCTTCTTGGCTGGTCTCCGGGTGGAGAAGAGGAACTACTTTCTCTAGACGAGCTTATTGAGCAATTTAAGCTAGAGCGAGTGATCAAAGCTCCTGCGGTGTTTGATACGCAAAAGCTCGAATGGATGAATAATCAATATATGAAGCAGGCAGATGAGGATCGTGTCGTGTGGTTAGCTCTCCCTCACCTTGTGAAAGCTGGACGACTTCCAGAGAACATGACAGAGCAACAGCGTAACTGGGCGTATGATCTTATCGTGCTTCATCAGGAAAAAATGAGCTATGCTGCTCAAATTGTCGAGCTTACAGAGTTGTTCTTCCGTGAGCAAATCGATTATAATGAGGAAGCAAAAGCAATTTTAGATGAAGAGCAGGTACCGGAAGTACTGACTGTACTAAAGCAAAAGTTTGAAGAGCTTGAAGACTTTGAGCCAGACGCAATTAAAGGAGCGCTAAAAGCGGTTCAAAAAGAAACAGGTCATAAAGGAAAGAAATTATTTATGCCTGCGCGTGTAGCTGTAACCGGTCAAATGCACGGTCCCGATTTACCAAAAACCATTGCTCTATTAGGCAAGACCGTTGTTATTAAACGAATCGATCAGCTTCTTGCATAA
- the cysE gene encoding serine O-acetyltransferase — MFKTLKGDLDVVLDRDPAARNRLEVLLTYSGVHAIWAHRLAHFMWGKKLYFLARLLSQISRFFTGIEIHPGAVIGQRLFIDHGMGVVIGETCEIGNDVTIFQGVTLGGTGKEKGKRHPTLEDHVLVATGAKVLGSMRIGKHSRIGAGSVVLKEVPPNSTVVGIPGRVVVQDGVKVGDDLDHINLPDPIADKFRQLERELIRVKKELKEVKREQATKEQTEGKV, encoded by the coding sequence ATGTTTAAAACGTTAAAAGGGGATTTGGATGTTGTATTAGATCGAGATCCAGCAGCACGCAATCGTTTGGAGGTCTTACTGACATACTCTGGTGTGCACGCCATTTGGGCACATCGATTAGCACATTTTATGTGGGGGAAAAAATTGTATTTCCTTGCAAGACTTTTATCGCAAATTAGCCGCTTCTTTACAGGGATCGAAATTCATCCAGGTGCAGTGATCGGGCAACGACTGTTTATTGATCATGGAATGGGAGTCGTCATTGGAGAGACATGTGAAATTGGCAATGATGTCACGATCTTTCAAGGCGTTACCTTAGGTGGAACGGGGAAAGAGAAAGGAAAGCGGCACCCTACGTTAGAGGACCATGTCCTAGTTGCTACCGGAGCAAAAGTATTAGGCTCCATGCGCATTGGTAAACACTCACGAATCGGAGCGGGATCGGTCGTATTGAAAGAAGTGCCTCCGAATTCTACTGTAGTAGGTATTCCGGGTAGAGTGGTAGTACAGGATGGAGTAAAGGTAGGAGATGACCTTGATCATATTAACCTGCCAGACCCAATTGCAGATAAGTTCCGTCAGTTAGAGCGAGAGTTGATTCGAGTTAAAAAAGAACTAAAAGAAGTGAAGCGTGAGCAAGCAACGAAAGAACAGACTGAAGGGAAGGTGTAA
- the cysS gene encoding cysteine--tRNA ligase, whose amino-acid sequence MAIQLYNTLTRKKELFKPIEEGKVMMYVCGPTVYNYIHIGNARPAVVFDMVRRYFQYRGYEVKYVSNFTDVDDKIIKAADELGEDVMTLAERFIEAYHSDTQALGVQRADSHPRVTDSMDDIITFIDRLVEKGFAYESAGDVYFHTRSFDGYGKLSHQSIDDLQSGARIEVGDKKKDPLDFVLWKAAKEGEISWESPWGEGRPGWHIECSAMVKRHLGETIDIHAGGQDLSFPHHENEIAQSEALNEKKMANYWIHNGYINIDNEKMSKSLGNFILVNDIIKTFDPEVVRFFIVNAHYRSPINFSDEQLTSAKSSLERIKTAYANVTYRLEESVDLGDQVDAWKMKISEQQKRFIDAMDDDFNSANATSVLFDLVKMANTYLEEKHSSKEVLQAFLDQFDDMAFVLGMTLKEEKELLDEEVDALIQERIDARRDRNFARADEIRDELKAQGILLEDTPQGTRWKRG is encoded by the coding sequence ATGGCCATTCAGCTATATAACACATTAACACGAAAAAAAGAGCTTTTTAAACCGATCGAAGAAGGTAAAGTGATGATGTACGTGTGCGGGCCAACCGTATATAACTACATCCATATTGGGAATGCAAGACCGGCCGTTGTCTTTGATATGGTGCGACGTTATTTCCAGTATCGAGGTTATGAAGTAAAGTACGTCTCTAACTTTACCGATGTGGATGATAAAATTATTAAAGCTGCTGACGAGCTTGGTGAGGATGTTATGACACTTGCGGAGAGATTTATCGAAGCGTATCACTCTGACACGCAAGCGCTTGGTGTTCAGAGAGCAGATTCTCACCCCCGTGTAACGGACTCGATGGATGACATTATTACATTCATTGATCGCCTTGTTGAAAAAGGGTTTGCCTATGAGTCAGCCGGCGACGTTTATTTCCACACACGTAGCTTTGATGGGTACGGAAAGCTCTCTCATCAGTCTATCGATGACTTGCAGTCGGGAGCGCGTATTGAAGTTGGAGATAAGAAGAAGGATCCACTTGACTTCGTCCTTTGGAAAGCTGCAAAAGAAGGCGAAATTTCATGGGAAAGCCCATGGGGAGAAGGGAGACCAGGCTGGCATATTGAGTGCTCGGCTATGGTGAAACGCCATCTTGGAGAGACGATTGATATTCATGCTGGTGGTCAGGATCTTTCTTTCCCGCACCACGAAAATGAAATTGCACAGTCCGAAGCCTTGAACGAAAAGAAAATGGCGAATTACTGGATCCATAACGGCTATATTAATATTGATAACGAAAAGATGTCAAAGTCACTCGGGAACTTTATCTTAGTGAACGATATTATTAAAACCTTTGATCCAGAGGTTGTACGCTTCTTTATCGTCAATGCGCACTATAGAAGCCCGATCAACTTTAGTGACGAACAGTTGACGAGTGCGAAGAGTAGCCTTGAGCGTATTAAAACAGCTTATGCCAACGTCACGTATCGTTTGGAAGAATCGGTTGATTTAGGTGATCAGGTCGACGCATGGAAAATGAAAATTAGCGAGCAACAAAAACGATTCATCGATGCAATGGATGATGACTTTAACAGTGCGAATGCGACATCTGTCCTGTTTGACCTTGTCAAAATGGCAAACACGTATCTAGAAGAAAAGCATTCAAGCAAAGAAGTGCTTCAAGCCTTTCTTGATCAGTTTGATGATATGGCGTTTGTGCTTGGTATGACGCTCAAGGAAGAGAAAGAGCTACTTGATGAGGAAGTCGACGCTCTTATTCAAGAACGTATTGATGCACGTCGTGATCGTAACTTTGCTCGAGCGGATGAGATCCGTGACGAACTAAAAGCGCAAGGAATTTTACTTGAGGATACACCTCAAGGTACGCGCTGGAAAAGAGGATAA
- a CDS encoding Mini-ribonuclease 3, which translates to MTDPEQMNALALAYMGDGVLELYVRYRLLASGKVRPNKLHREATNYVSARSQAKILAHLVDGERLTDEEQAVVRRGRNAKSHTIPKNTDRATYQMSTAFEALLGYLYVTKQHERLEEVVWMSVAFVEGKEE; encoded by the coding sequence ATAACAGATCCAGAACAAATGAATGCCTTAGCTCTTGCTTATATGGGAGATGGGGTGCTTGAACTATATGTCCGATACCGTTTATTAGCGAGTGGGAAAGTACGTCCCAACAAGCTCCACCGAGAGGCGACGAACTATGTTTCCGCCAGATCACAGGCTAAGATCTTGGCACATTTAGTGGATGGCGAGCGACTTACGGATGAGGAGCAAGCTGTAGTAAGAAGAGGTCGTAATGCAAAGTCGCATACGATCCCCAAAAATACGGATCGAGCGACGTACCAGATGAGTACGGCGTTTGAGGCACTATTAGGATATTTATATGTAACGAAACAGCATGAACGACTAGAAGAAGTTGTGTGGATGAGCGTTGCATTTGTAGAAGGGAAGGAGGAATAA
- the rlmB gene encoding 23S rRNA (guanosine(2251)-2'-O)-methyltransferase RlmB: MADRKHDIVIGKNAVLEILKSERDVHKLLIADGVKRNQVNELLDEAKIKKVQVQFVPRKKLDQLVPGENHQGVLANVAVFDYAEIDDLFAAAEKKGEAPFFLLLDELEDPHNLGSILRTADASGAHGVIIPKRRAVGLTSTVAKASTGAIEHVPVVRVTNLARTMEELKEKGIWFVGTDAKGKQDYRQADLDMPTCLVIGSEGKGMSRLVGEKCDFLVSIPLVGHVTSLNASVAASLLMYEVYRKRNRLERE, translated from the coding sequence ATGGCAGATCGTAAGCACGATATCGTGATCGGCAAAAATGCCGTATTAGAAATTTTAAAGAGTGAGCGGGACGTACACAAGCTTCTTATCGCAGATGGGGTGAAGCGTAATCAGGTGAATGAACTCCTAGATGAGGCAAAGATTAAGAAGGTGCAGGTGCAGTTCGTGCCTCGTAAAAAGCTTGATCAGCTCGTGCCGGGTGAGAATCACCAAGGGGTGCTTGCTAACGTCGCAGTATTTGATTATGCAGAGATTGACGACCTTTTTGCTGCAGCAGAAAAAAAGGGAGAAGCTCCATTTTTCCTCCTATTAGATGAATTAGAGGATCCGCATAACCTTGGATCGATTCTGCGCACGGCGGACGCCTCTGGTGCACACGGGGTCATCATTCCGAAGAGACGAGCTGTTGGCCTTACGTCTACAGTCGCAAAAGCATCAACCGGTGCAATTGAGCACGTGCCAGTTGTACGTGTAACGAATTTAGCTCGTACCATGGAAGAGCTGAAGGAGAAGGGCATTTGGTTTGTGGGAACAGACGCCAAAGGCAAGCAGGATTATCGTCAAGCAGATTTGGACATGCCTACTTGTCTCGTTATTGGAAGCGAAGGGAAGGGCATGAGCCGTTTAGTAGGAGAGAAATGTGACTTCTTAGTCAGCATTCCGTTAGTAGGCCATGTAACATCGTTGAACGCATCCGTTGCAGCGAGCCTGCTTATGTATGAGGTGTACCGTAAGCGTAACCGCCTGGAGCGCGAGTAG
- a CDS encoding NYN domain-containing protein has product MKKLLLVDGYNIIGDWPELRELQKRDLAGARDVLIEKMAEYQAFTGIEVTIIFDAHMVPGLGKKYTPYSLDVIYTKEKESADERIERLVHERKRIDRQIYVATSDFVEQRVIFASGAFRKSARELRTEVEQIEKGISTEVEQTNRHRRRTKLPISDEIAEKLEMLRRGKK; this is encoded by the coding sequence ATGAAAAAGCTATTGCTGGTAGACGGCTATAACATCATAGGAGACTGGCCGGAGCTCCGCGAATTACAAAAGCGGGATTTAGCCGGCGCCCGTGATGTACTCATTGAGAAAATGGCAGAGTACCAAGCATTTACGGGCATCGAAGTGACGATAATCTTCGATGCCCACATGGTACCTGGTCTAGGAAAGAAATATACGCCTTATTCGCTCGACGTGATTTACACGAAGGAGAAGGAATCTGCCGATGAGCGGATTGAACGACTTGTCCATGAGCGAAAAAGAATCGATCGACAAATTTATGTGGCCACGTCTGATTTTGTCGAGCAGCGTGTAATCTTTGCCAGTGGTGCTTTTCGTAAGTCTGCAAGGGAGTTACGTACAGAAGTAGAACAAATTGAAAAAGGGATTTCGACAGAGGTAGAGCAGACGAATCGACATCGCCGTCGAACGAAGCTGCCGATATCTGACGAAATTGCGGAAAAATTAGAAATGTTAAGGAGAGGTAAAAAGTGA
- the sigH gene encoding RNA polymerase sporulation sigma factor SigH yields MALNLIETGRQQKYSEAQDETLVGFVREGDSAALEFLITKYKNFVRAKSRSYFLIGADHEDIVQEGMIGLYKAIRDFQGDKLASFKAFAELCITRQIITAIKTATRQKHIPLNSYVSLDKPIYDEESDRTLLDVLCSSNMNDPEELLINQEEFENIELKMGEILSELEREVLMLYLDGRSYQEISVDLNRHIKSIDNALQRVKRKLERYVEWKDVRFS; encoded by the coding sequence GTGGCTCTAAATCTCATCGAGACGGGACGACAGCAAAAGTATTCGGAAGCACAGGATGAAACCCTCGTAGGATTTGTTCGCGAAGGGGACAGCGCAGCATTAGAATTCTTGATCACAAAGTATAAAAACTTTGTGCGCGCAAAGTCACGGTCATACTTTTTAATAGGTGCTGACCATGAGGACATTGTGCAAGAAGGAATGATCGGACTCTACAAGGCCATTCGCGATTTCCAAGGAGACAAGCTTGCGTCATTTAAAGCATTTGCTGAGCTTTGCATTACGCGCCAGATCATTACCGCAATAAAAACAGCAACACGTCAAAAACATATACCTCTCAACTCTTATGTATCATTGGACAAGCCAATATATGATGAAGAATCTGACCGCACGCTATTAGATGTGTTGTGTAGCTCAAACATGAACGATCCAGAGGAGCTCTTAATTAACCAAGAAGAATTCGAAAATATCGAGCTCAAAATGGGAGAGATCTTAAGTGAACTAGAGCGAGAAGTGCTCATGCTTTACTTAGATGGTCGCTCGTATCAAGAGATTTCCGTGGATCTCAATCGGCACATTAAGTCGATTGATAACGCTCTGCAGCGAGTAAAGCGAAAGCTTGAACGCTATGTGGAGTGGAAGGACGTTCGCTTTTCATAG
- the rpmG gene encoding 50S ribosomal protein L33 has protein sequence MSMKVTLACQRCQTRNYTTTKTLANNNERLEIKKYCKTCGAHTVHAETK, from the coding sequence TTGTCTATGAAGGTTACTCTCGCCTGTCAACGCTGTCAAACCCGAAATTATACGACAACGAAGACATTAGCTAATAACAATGAACGACTTGAGATAAAAAAATATTGTAAGACGTGCGGTGCGCATACAGTACATGCAGAAACGAAATAG
- the secE gene encoding preprotein translocase subunit SecE, whose protein sequence is MAAVKNPVKFLKEVSTEMKRVTWPTRKELTKYTIVTVTTVIFMAIFFAISDFAISAIIDLVTN, encoded by the coding sequence ATGGCAGCTGTTAAAAACCCTGTTAAGTTCCTAAAAGAAGTATCGACAGAAATGAAGCGAGTTACTTGGCCGACTCGTAAGGAGCTTACTAAATATACGATCGTAACGGTAACGACGGTGATTTTCATGGCGATTTTCTTTGCAATTTCTGATTTTGCTATTTCGGCAATCATTGATCTAGTAACAAACTAA
- the nusG gene encoding transcription termination/antitermination protein NusG gives MEKNWYVVHTYSGYENKVKTNLEKRVESMDMVDKIFRVLVPVEEETEMKNGKAKQVSKKVFPGYVIVEMIMTDDSWYVVRNTPGVTGFVGSSGAGSKPTALLPEEAEAILRQMGVEAPKQEIDFELKESVKVKEGPFASFVGTIEDISIEKQKLKVHVNMFGRETPVELEFTQVEKI, from the coding sequence ATGGAGAAAAATTGGTACGTTGTACACACGTATTCCGGATACGAAAACAAAGTAAAGACGAACTTAGAAAAGCGCGTAGAATCAATGGATATGGTTGATAAGATCTTTCGCGTCTTAGTTCCAGTCGAAGAAGAAACAGAAATGAAGAATGGGAAAGCGAAGCAAGTTTCGAAGAAAGTATTCCCTGGTTATGTCATCGTGGAGATGATCATGACAGATGATTCTTGGTATGTTGTACGAAACACACCAGGAGTAACAGGGTTTGTTGGTTCTTCAGGAGCAGGCTCTAAGCCGACAGCGCTTTTACCAGAAGAGGCAGAAGCAATTCTGCGTCAAATGGGTGTGGAAGCACCTAAGCAAGAGATTGACTTTGAACTTAAAGAGTCGGTTAAAGTTAAAGAAGGTCCTTTCGCAAGCTTCGTAGGTACAATCGAAGATATTTCGATCGAAAAGCAGAAGCTAAAGGTACATGTAAACATGTTTGGACGCGAGACGCCAGTTGAGCTAGAATTTACGCAAGTTGAAAAAATCTAG
- the rplK gene encoding 50S ribosomal protein L11 — protein MAKKVIKMVKLQIPAGKANPAPPVGPALGQAGINIMGFCKEFNARTQEQAGLIIPVEITVFEDRSFTFITKTPPAAVLLKKAAGIETASGEPNRNKVATLKRDKVREIAETKMPDLNAADVEAAMRMVEGTARSMGIVIED, from the coding sequence GTGGCAAAGAAGGTTATTAAAATGGTAAAGCTTCAAATTCCAGCTGGTAAAGCTAATCCAGCACCGCCGGTAGGACCAGCACTTGGTCAAGCGGGGATTAATATCATGGGATTCTGTAAGGAATTTAACGCTCGTACACAAGAACAAGCGGGCCTAATCATTCCAGTAGAAATCACGGTATTCGAAGACCGTTCATTTACATTTATCACAAAAACTCCACCTGCAGCTGTTCTTTTAAAGAAAGCAGCAGGTATTGAAACTGCTTCTGGTGAGCCAAACCGTAACAAGGTTGCTACATTGAAGCGTGATAAAGTAAGAGAAATCGCTGAAACAAAAATGCCTGATCTAAACGCAGCTGATGTAGAAGCAGCTATGCGTATGGTTGAAGGTACTGCCCGCAGCATGGGTATCGTTATTGAAGACTAA
- the rplA gene encoding 50S ribosomal protein L1, with protein MAKKSKKYADALKLVDREKAYGVSEAIELVKKTATANFDETVEMAARLGVDPKKADQQIRGAVVLPNGTGKTQSVLVFAKGEKAKEAEAAGADFVGEEDLINKINQGWMDFDVVVATPDMMAQVGKLGRVLGPKGLMPNPKTGTVTFDVTKAVEEIKAGKVEYRVDKSGNIHVPIGKASFDNEKLEENFRTMVETLLKAKPAAAKGTYVRNVSVAATMGPGVKVSTNEFK; from the coding sequence ATGGCTAAAAAGAGCAAAAAGTATGCTGATGCACTAAAGCTTGTTGATCGTGAAAAAGCTTACGGTGTTTCAGAAGCAATTGAATTAGTAAAGAAGACTGCAACTGCTAACTTCGACGAAACTGTTGAAATGGCAGCGCGTCTTGGAGTAGATCCAAAGAAAGCAGATCAGCAAATTCGTGGAGCAGTTGTCCTTCCGAACGGAACGGGTAAAACGCAAAGCGTACTTGTTTTCGCTAAAGGCGAAAAAGCAAAAGAAGCTGAAGCTGCTGGAGCAGACTTCGTAGGTGAAGAAGACCTAATCAACAAGATCAACCAAGGCTGGATGGACTTTGACGTAGTAGTTGCTACGCCTGACATGATGGCTCAAGTTGGTAAGCTTGGTCGTGTGCTTGGTCCTAAGGGACTAATGCCAAACCCTAAGACTGGTACAGTTACATTTGATGTAACAAAAGCAGTTGAAGAGATCAAAGCTGGTAAAGTAGAATACCGCGTTGATAAGTCTGGTAACATCCACGTACCGATTGGAAAGGCTTCTTTCGATAACGAAAAGCTTGAAGAGAACTTCCGCACAATGGTGGAAACACTTCTAAAAGCGAAGCCAGCTGCTGCGAAGGGTACTTACGTACGTAACGTATCTGTAGCTGCTACAATGGGACCTGGAGTAAAAGTTAGCACAAACGAATTCAAATAG
- the rplJ gene encoding 50S ribosomal protein L10 gives MSKVIEKKSQLVDEITTKLKDSQSTIVVDYRGLNVSEVTELRKELREANVDFKVYKNSMVRRATEAAELTEIDEYLVGPTAIAFSNDDVIAPAKVLNNFAKKHDALELKAGIIEGKVVALEEVKALAELPSREGLLSMVLSVLQAPIRNFALATKAVADQKEEQGA, from the coding sequence ATGAGCAAAGTAATCGAAAAAAAGAGCCAATTAGTTGATGAAATTACAACTAAGCTTAAGGACAGCCAATCTACAATCGTAGTTGACTACCGTGGACTTAACGTTTCTGAAGTTACTGAACTTCGTAAAGAACTTCGTGAAGCTAATGTAGACTTCAAAGTTTACAAGAACTCTATGGTACGTCGCGCGACTGAGGCAGCTGAACTAACTGAGATTGATGAGTACCTAGTAGGTCCTACAGCAATCGCATTCAGTAACGACGACGTTATCGCTCCAGCGAAGGTACTTAATAACTTCGCGAAGAAGCACGATGCGCTTGAACTAAAAGCAGGTATCATCGAAGGTAAGGTTGTTGCACTTGAAGAAGTTAAAGCACTTGCGGAGCTACCATCTCGCGAAGGCCTTCTTTCAATGGTACTCAGCGTCCTACAAGCACCAATCCGCAACTTCGCTCTTGCTACAAAAGCAGTTGCCGATCAAAAAGAAGAGCAGGGTGCATAA
- the rplL gene encoding 50S ribosomal protein L7/L12: MSHQAIIDQIKEMSVLELNDLVKAIEEEFGVTAAAPVAAAGAGGGEEAAEQTEFDVVLESAGSSKIGVIKVVRELTGLGLKDAKALVDGAPAAIKEGVDKAEAEEMKSKLEEAGASIELK, encoded by the coding sequence ATGTCTCACCAAGCGATTATTGATCAGATTAAAGAAATGTCTGTACTAGAACTTAACGATCTAGTAAAAGCAATTGAAGAAGAATTTGGAGTAACAGCAGCAGCTCCTGTAGCTGCAGCAGGTGCTGGCGGCGGAGAAGAAGCTGCTGAGCAAACTGAATTTGACGTAGTTCTTGAGAGCGCTGGATCTTCTAAGATCGGTGTTATCAAAGTAGTACGTGAGCTAACTGGTCTTGGTCTTAAGGACGCGAAAGCACTTGTTGATGGCGCGCCAGCAGCAATCAAAGAAGGCGTAGATAAGGCTGAAGCTGAAGAAATGAAGAGCAAGCTAGAAGAAGCTGGAGCTTCTATCGAGCTTAAGTAA
- a CDS encoding class I SAM-dependent methyltransferase, whose amino-acid sequence MSDHYYSKTPSTTSERKQIKETIRDRTYTFTVDRGVFSRGGLDFGSRLLIETMEEPAVKGPIMDVGCGWGPIGISLSKEFSGRLIELVDVNERSVSLAKENAMANKADVRVYENNLLDGVEKESVAAVISNPPIRAGKQTIFALYEQAYDVLLPGGELWIVIQKKQGAASTLTKLEDLGFDVTTKAKSKGYFIYHAKKSVD is encoded by the coding sequence ATGTCTGATCACTATTATTCTAAAACACCTTCTACTACTAGCGAGCGCAAGCAGATCAAAGAAACGATTCGAGATAGAACATATACGTTTACGGTTGATCGCGGCGTATTTTCTCGTGGAGGCTTAGATTTTGGATCTCGGCTTTTGATCGAGACAATGGAGGAGCCTGCTGTAAAAGGGCCGATTATGGATGTTGGCTGTGGGTGGGGACCTATCGGGATATCCTTATCAAAAGAATTCTCCGGAAGATTAATAGAGCTAGTCGATGTCAATGAGCGCTCGGTTTCGCTTGCAAAAGAAAACGCAATGGCAAATAAAGCAGATGTGCGTGTCTATGAAAACAATTTACTTGATGGGGTCGAGAAGGAGAGTGTGGCTGCTGTCATCTCAAACCCACCAATCCGAGCTGGGAAGCAAACGATTTTTGCTCTGTATGAGCAAGCATATGACGTGTTGCTACCAGGAGGAGAACTATGGATTGTCATTCAAAAGAAGCAAGGGGCAGCATCTACGCTGACAAAGCTCGAGGATCTAGGTTTTGATGTTACAACAAAGGCGAAGTCAAAAGGATATTTTATTTACCATGCGAAAAAAAGCGTTGACTGA